A single region of the Gephyromycinifex aptenodytis genome encodes:
- the pknB gene encoding Stk1 family PASTA domain-containing Ser/Thr kinase, with protein sequence MSEPRRLLADRYEVGDLIGRGGMADVHLGYDTRLGREVAIKILRSELARDPSFLMRFRREAQSAASLNHPSIVAVFDSGEEHTSEPGGAQVTVPFIVMEYVRGQTLREIIAEQGPMEPHEAARLMTQVLRALDYSHEHGIIHRDVKPANVMVSGGLNAKVMDFGIARAIADTAATMTNTSIVVGTAQYLSPEQAQGRDVEAGSDLYSAGCLLYELLTGRPPFIGDSPVAIAFQHVGEPPQPPSVHAPQVPPELDVVVLHALAKDPAVRYQSGADFAADLDAVMEGDPTLAAKAAVAAGTMAPPTPKEPETGPVPRIVDPAEVAGDGASGHRPKWPYLVGLLALLGIILGVLFSNGFFDSAPAVIAVPNVVDKSEKEAKAALTAAGFQVATTPVKDRAKAGTVVAQQPAAQAQAPPQSVVRLSISSGPGMVAVPDLRNYEQGPANERLRALGLQMGDVTTVDSYTVDQGKVVSTDPKIGTKVAEGTVVKLALSSGKVAVPNVLGMSERKAADTLSEVGLRYTPVYVDSTKKPGTVVEQNYVKGTKVPVGDSIQLAIARQAPKSPPTQTVTVTPTPAPAPAPSRGDSGDNSSDGSGPDDGAGPDDDAGPGEGAGGASPSPGNSAPTVPRAPDKP encoded by the coding sequence GTGAGCGAGCCACGTCGGCTGTTGGCCGACCGCTACGAAGTCGGTGATCTCATCGGCCGCGGCGGCATGGCCGATGTCCACCTCGGCTATGACACCCGTCTCGGGCGTGAGGTCGCGATCAAGATCCTGCGTTCGGAGTTGGCGCGGGACCCTTCATTCCTCATGCGTTTCCGGCGCGAGGCGCAGTCGGCGGCCAGCCTCAACCACCCCTCCATCGTGGCGGTCTTCGATTCCGGCGAGGAGCACACCAGCGAACCTGGGGGCGCGCAGGTCACGGTGCCGTTCATCGTCATGGAGTACGTGCGCGGGCAAACGCTGCGGGAGATCATCGCCGAGCAGGGACCGATGGAACCGCATGAGGCTGCTCGCCTCATGACCCAGGTGCTGCGCGCGCTGGACTACAGCCACGAGCACGGGATCATCCACCGCGACGTCAAGCCGGCGAATGTCATGGTGAGCGGGGGCTTGAACGCCAAGGTGATGGACTTCGGCATTGCTCGCGCCATCGCGGACACGGCTGCGACGATGACCAACACCAGCATTGTCGTCGGGACCGCGCAATACCTTTCACCAGAACAAGCCCAGGGGCGCGATGTCGAAGCGGGCTCTGACCTGTACTCGGCCGGATGCCTGCTGTATGAACTGCTCACCGGTCGGCCACCGTTCATCGGCGACTCCCCGGTGGCCATCGCCTTCCAACATGTGGGTGAACCGCCACAGCCGCCTTCGGTGCACGCCCCGCAAGTTCCCCCCGAGCTCGATGTTGTGGTGTTGCACGCCCTGGCCAAGGACCCGGCGGTGCGTTATCAGTCGGGGGCCGACTTCGCCGCCGACCTGGACGCCGTGATGGAGGGCGACCCCACTCTTGCTGCAAAGGCCGCGGTTGCCGCAGGCACGATGGCCCCGCCCACGCCCAAAGAACCTGAGACGGGCCCGGTCCCGCGGATCGTCGATCCTGCCGAGGTAGCCGGTGACGGCGCGTCGGGACACCGGCCGAAGTGGCCCTACCTCGTGGGGTTGCTCGCACTGCTGGGCATCATCCTCGGGGTGCTCTTCTCAAACGGGTTCTTCGATTCGGCGCCCGCGGTGATCGCGGTGCCCAATGTCGTGGACAAGAGCGAGAAGGAAGCCAAGGCTGCGTTGACCGCAGCCGGTTTCCAGGTAGCCACGACCCCGGTGAAGGATCGCGCCAAGGCAGGCACGGTCGTCGCCCAGCAGCCGGCGGCGCAGGCGCAGGCACCGCCCCAGTCGGTGGTGCGGCTGTCCATCTCCTCCGGTCCGGGCATGGTGGCCGTGCCTGACCTGCGCAATTACGAGCAGGGGCCGGCTAATGAACGCCTGCGCGCGCTGGGCCTGCAGATGGGCGATGTCACCACGGTGGACAGCTACACCGTCGACCAGGGCAAGGTCGTCAGCACCGACCCCAAGATCGGCACGAAGGTCGCCGAAGGGACTGTGGTCAAGCTGGCTCTCAGTTCCGGCAAGGTCGCGGTGCCCAACGTTCTGGGCATGAGCGAACGGAAGGCCGCCGACACGTTGAGCGAGGTGGGGCTGCGCTACACACCTGTCTACGTCGACAGCACCAAGAAGCCGGGCACGGTTGTGGAGCAGAACTACGTCAAGGGCACCAAGGTGCCGGTTGGGGATTCCATCCAATTGGCGATCGCCCGCCAGGCCCCTAAGAGCCCACCCACCCAGACGGTGACCGTCACCCCGACGCCCGCACCGGCGCCGGCCCCATCGCGGGGCGACAGTGGCGACAACAGCAGCGACGGCTCTGGGCCTGACGACGGCGCTGGGCCTGACGACGACGCTGGGCCTGGCGAGGGCGCTGGCGGCGCGTCGCCGAGCCCCGGCAATTCGGCACCCACGGTGCCGCGAGCCCCGGACAAGCCATAA
- a CDS encoding protein kinase domain-containing protein, with protein sequence MKFTTGAVFGNRYTLGDRIAVGGMSEVWQATDQVLGRLVAIKLLSPALAQQPGFEQRFREEARNTAALSHPNIATVYDYGENDGASWLVMELVHGKPLSAIIADEGPQSPERTSAIIGQAALALHAAHEAGVVHRDVKPANIIVRPDGTVKLTDFGISRATDAVPITRTGEVMGTAQYISPEQATGQSVGPRSDIYSLGCVAHEMLTGVRVFDEGSPVATAMAHVSNPPAQLPAQVPAHIANVIMACLAKDPAQRPGSAREVADALRGAATGGFARTQAIPTGGATQVMGAAATAKIPSRQEPPTRGAGVIEAEEEQRRSSPLPWILGLLVVLALAGWLLAQAGVFDRTPAPAPAPSATSSSTPTETPSSMEESTPTQVNVSVSADDYKGRMFDEAAQALRGLGLGVRRENVDSDQPAGTVLGVDPSGDVAPGQTITLTVSRGPAQPAPEPTSEPQQQQPTQTPEPTTEQPDPQGGDSGESPSQGGQQSTPGSTGAAAAPGPGGAPGAAGGGPAGAVAGVAQDPSVPEHNDDTAENEHSAEENQR encoded by the coding sequence ATGAAATTCACCACCGGAGCCGTCTTCGGCAACCGCTACACCCTCGGGGACCGGATTGCCGTGGGGGGGATGAGCGAGGTCTGGCAGGCAACCGACCAGGTGCTGGGCCGCCTCGTGGCGATCAAACTACTCAGCCCGGCGCTGGCTCAACAACCAGGTTTCGAGCAACGGTTCCGAGAAGAGGCCCGCAACACGGCGGCGCTGTCCCACCCGAACATCGCGACCGTCTACGACTACGGCGAAAACGATGGCGCGTCATGGCTGGTGATGGAACTCGTCCATGGCAAGCCGTTGTCGGCGATCATCGCCGATGAGGGCCCGCAGAGCCCCGAACGCACCTCGGCGATCATCGGTCAGGCAGCGCTGGCTTTGCACGCGGCCCACGAGGCCGGTGTGGTGCACCGCGACGTCAAACCCGCCAACATCATCGTGCGCCCCGACGGCACCGTGAAGCTCACCGACTTCGGTATTTCTCGCGCCACCGACGCAGTCCCGATCACGCGCACCGGTGAGGTGATGGGGACCGCCCAGTACATCTCCCCGGAGCAGGCCACCGGGCAAAGTGTGGGCCCGCGCAGCGACATCTACAGCCTTGGTTGCGTCGCGCACGAGATGCTCACCGGGGTGCGGGTCTTCGATGAGGGCTCCCCGGTGGCCACGGCCATGGCCCACGTCAGTAACCCGCCGGCTCAACTGCCCGCGCAGGTTCCCGCCCACATCGCCAACGTCATCATGGCTTGCCTGGCCAAGGACCCGGCGCAGCGCCCGGGTAGCGCCCGTGAGGTTGCCGACGCGCTGCGAGGGGCGGCCACTGGCGGGTTCGCTCGCACTCAGGCGATCCCCACCGGCGGCGCCACCCAGGTGATGGGGGCGGCGGCCACAGCGAAGATCCCCTCTCGCCAGGAGCCGCCCACTCGCGGCGCTGGCGTTATCGAAGCTGAGGAAGAGCAGAGACGCAGCAGCCCGTTGCCGTGGATCCTGGGTCTGCTTGTTGTGCTGGCGCTGGCCGGCTGGCTGCTGGCGCAAGCCGGAGTCTTCGACCGCACGCCCGCCCCGGCACCTGCCCCCTCAGCCACCAGCAGCAGCACTCCGACGGAGACGCCGAGCAGCATGGAAGAGAGCACTCCGACGCAGGTGAACGTGAGCGTGAGCGCTGATGACTACAAGGGCCGAATGTTCGATGAGGCGGCTCAAGCATTGCGCGGCCTGGGATTGGGGGTCCGCCGCGAGAACGTCGACTCCGACCAACCGGCAGGGACAGTGCTCGGTGTAGACCCCAGCGGCGATGTGGCGCCCGGCCAGACCATCACGTTGACGGTTTCTCGCGGCCCGGCTCAGCCCGCGCCAGAGCCCACCAGCGAGCCGCAGCAACAGCAGCCGACGCAAACTCCGGAACCCACCACTGAGCAGCCCGACCCCCAGGGTGGGGACAGCGGGGAAAGCCCCAGCCAGGGCGGTCAGCAATCCACGCCCGGTTCCACCGGCGCGGCAGCGGCTCCCGGGCCGGGCGGGGCGCCTGGGGCTGCCGGAGGCGGCCCGGCAGGGGCCGTCGCCGGTGTCGCTCAGGACCCGTCCGTTCCCGAACACAACGATGACACCGCCGAGAACGAGCACAGCGCAGAGGAGAACCAGCGGTGA
- a CDS encoding DUF881 domain-containing protein: MRVRREHRSGPWSLLVPLTAALAGLMFAAGASTARGTDLRTTGTDLPGIIRSEAAKVDRQASRVAAVRAEIDQIQASTQDGPQLSALRSQREALSAPAGMTAVNGPAVRVELDDSPYKGDSLPEGYTVDDVVVHQQDVQGVVNALWSAGAEAMMIQDQRVISTSAVRCVGNTLILQGRVYSPPFVITAIGDVEQLQQGLVDDPSVATYRDYVARLGLGYQVSTLQEVAMPAYEGSVELQHARRAR, encoded by the coding sequence CGGTTTGATGTTCGCGGCCGGGGCTAGCACCGCGCGCGGGACCGACCTTCGGACCACGGGAACGGACCTGCCCGGAATCATCCGCTCCGAAGCCGCCAAGGTCGATCGTCAGGCCTCGCGGGTGGCCGCAGTGCGCGCAGAGATCGACCAGATCCAGGCCAGCACCCAGGACGGTCCCCAACTGAGCGCGCTTCGCTCCCAGCGCGAGGCGCTGTCGGCCCCGGCCGGGATGACGGCGGTGAACGGACCGGCGGTGCGAGTCGAACTCGATGACTCGCCGTACAAGGGCGATTCGTTGCCGGAGGGCTACACCGTCGACGACGTCGTGGTGCACCAGCAAGACGTGCAAGGCGTGGTCAATGCGCTGTGGTCCGCCGGGGCTGAAGCGATGATGATCCAGGATCAGCGCGTCATCTCCACCAGCGCCGTGCGATGCGTCGGCAACACCTTGATCCTGCAAGGGCGGGTGTACTCTCCGCCGTTCGTCATCACCGCGATCGGGGACGTCGAACAGTTGCAGCAGGGGTTGGTGGACGATCCCAGTGTGGCCACCTACCGCGACTACGTTGCTCGCCTCGGCCTGGGCTACCAGGTCAGCACGCTGCAAGAGGTGGCAATGCCCGCCTACGAAGGCAGCGTCGAACTGCAACATGCGCGGCGGGCGCGCTGA
- a CDS encoding FhaA domain-containing protein: protein MGLFDRVEKKLERVVNGVFARAFKAEVQPVEIASAMRRAMDERAAVIGKTRIVVPNVFTIELASDDYDRLVQYNDMLVTELTASVQEHADSQGYTPGGPIAVEFSNSSDLETGVFRVRPSTATNPRLGKSGYRPRNEPFTPQASAPAEGNVGLAGHAAAAAAGAVAGTAAAGRAHAWAQDQPEVPGYPPVKPKSQQPASSGGSYRPPVSSPEERERNVQRQRDLAAWPEDDEPAGFAPDEPMAPQQAAPDLPARPAPAPQPQVAATPPPRPRTPRPWLELGQDSYPLHAAITILGRDHSADITLDDPGISRRHCEIRVTYDGPHLVASIRDLGSTNGTFVNGERITTARLDEGDRVTLGRTSLVTHFGER from the coding sequence ATGGGACTGTTCGATCGCGTCGAGAAGAAACTCGAACGTGTCGTCAATGGTGTGTTCGCCCGCGCCTTCAAAGCAGAAGTCCAGCCCGTCGAAATCGCTTCCGCGATGCGGCGTGCCATGGACGAACGGGCAGCCGTCATCGGTAAGACCCGCATTGTCGTCCCCAACGTGTTCACCATCGAGTTGGCGTCCGACGACTATGACCGTCTCGTGCAGTACAACGACATGCTCGTCACCGAGCTCACCGCCTCTGTACAGGAACATGCCGATTCGCAGGGGTACACCCCCGGCGGCCCGATCGCGGTCGAGTTCTCCAACAGCAGCGACCTGGAGACCGGGGTGTTCCGTGTCCGGCCCAGCACAGCGACGAACCCCCGGCTGGGAAAGAGCGGCTACCGGCCCCGCAACGAACCGTTCACTCCGCAGGCCAGCGCCCCGGCTGAAGGCAACGTCGGGCTGGCCGGTCATGCCGCAGCAGCAGCCGCCGGCGCTGTTGCCGGAACCGCCGCCGCCGGCCGAGCCCACGCCTGGGCTCAGGACCAGCCCGAGGTTCCCGGCTACCCGCCCGTGAAACCGAAATCGCAGCAACCGGCGTCCTCCGGTGGCTCTTACCGGCCACCGGTCAGTAGCCCTGAGGAACGCGAACGCAACGTGCAACGCCAGCGCGACCTTGCGGCCTGGCCCGAGGACGACGAGCCGGCCGGGTTCGCACCCGATGAGCCGATGGCGCCGCAGCAGGCCGCCCCCGATCTACCCGCCCGGCCCGCCCCAGCCCCGCAGCCGCAGGTGGCGGCCACACCGCCGCCGCGACCGCGCACCCCGCGGCCCTGGCTGGAACTGGGCCAGGATTCCTATCCGTTACATGCAGCCATCACCATCCTGGGTCGCGACCACAGCGCCGACATCACCCTGGACGACCCGGGCATCAGCCGCCGCCACTGCGAAATCCGGGTCACCTACGACGGTCCGCATCTGGTGGCCAGCATCCGCGACCTCGGTTCCACCAACGGAACCTTCGTCAACGGGGAACGCATCACGACGGCGCGACTGGATGAGGGAGACCGCGTGACGCTCGGACGCACCAGCCTCGTAACCCACTTCGGGGAGCGCTGA
- a CDS encoding FHA domain-containing protein FhaB/FipA — MSELTLTAVRFGLLAMLWLFVFSIVGVIRSDLFGTRIVQRGHGGRSRVTPTRNAPRPRGRRTFSVLAVVEGSLRGTTVPLKESGVLLGRNPECTLVLDDDFASGRHARIYFAEKSWYVEDLDSTNGTYVGGERIDVPTPLREGTQLRIGTTVLELGR; from the coding sequence ATGAGCGAACTCACCCTCACGGCCGTGCGTTTCGGTCTGCTGGCGATGTTATGGCTGTTCGTCTTCAGCATCGTCGGTGTGATCCGCAGTGACCTGTTCGGAACCCGCATCGTCCAGCGCGGCCACGGTGGCCGCTCGCGGGTGACTCCCACCCGTAACGCGCCACGCCCGCGGGGTCGGCGAACCTTCTCCGTCCTTGCCGTTGTCGAGGGCAGCCTGCGCGGCACCACCGTGCCACTCAAAGAATCGGGGGTGTTGCTGGGCCGTAACCCCGAATGCACCTTGGTGCTGGATGACGACTTCGCCTCGGGGCGGCACGCCCGCATCTACTTCGCTGAGAAAAGTTGGTACGTCGAGGACCTCGACTCCACCAACGGCACCTACGTCGGCGGCGAACGCATCGACGTCCCCACCCCGCTGCGGGAAGGCACCCAACTACGCATCGGCACCACGGTGCTGGAGCTGGGTCGGTAA
- a CDS encoding PP2C family protein-serine/threonine phosphatase has product MPLAVHFAARTDVGLVRSRNEDSGYAGPHLLAVADGMGGHAGGNVASSLILSRLAPLDGDSHGADDALELLAETLAGANRSLAEAMNAEAELKGMGTTLTALMRCGSSGLAMVHIGDSRGYLLREGKFTQITKDHSFVQSLVDSGRITQEEAEHHPQRSLVTRVLTGAPEDEPDLSMRQAKLGDRYLICSDGLSDYVGRETISEVVTEVGDPDEVAKRLVDLALRAGAPDNVTVVIADIVSPATSPATQPIVVGAVAERRAGATQPIALSPASKAAALRREATGAAVEEDDEDDGERQRPWWRWMVVFLVVALAAAGATFAAYDWSQRQLYVGPANGYVALYRGIPQDLGPIQLHSITKISAIRLDDLPYLERQRVDAAVTVSDAAEAEELLDGLRQRADACRLQRSQGMACGSGSL; this is encoded by the coding sequence ATGCCGCTAGCCGTCCATTTCGCGGCCCGCACCGACGTCGGTCTGGTGCGCAGCCGAAACGAAGACTCCGGGTATGCCGGACCCCACCTGCTCGCGGTCGCCGACGGCATGGGTGGCCATGCCGGGGGGAACGTCGCCAGCTCGCTCATCCTGTCCCGCCTGGCGCCCTTGGACGGCGACAGCCACGGCGCCGACGATGCCCTGGAACTCCTAGCCGAAACCCTCGCCGGGGCGAACCGTTCGCTGGCCGAGGCGATGAACGCCGAAGCCGAACTCAAGGGGATGGGTACCACGCTGACCGCCCTGATGCGGTGCGGCTCTAGCGGTCTGGCGATGGTGCACATCGGTGACTCGCGCGGCTACCTGCTGCGGGAGGGCAAGTTCACCCAGATCACCAAGGATCACTCCTTCGTCCAGAGCCTGGTCGACTCCGGACGCATCACCCAGGAAGAAGCCGAGCACCACCCGCAACGCTCCCTGGTCACCCGGGTGCTGACCGGCGCTCCGGAGGACGAGCCCGACTTGTCGATGCGCCAGGCCAAGCTTGGCGATCGTTACCTCATCTGCTCAGACGGACTGTCGGACTATGTCGGTCGCGAAACGATCAGCGAGGTCGTCACTGAAGTCGGCGACCCGGACGAGGTCGCCAAACGACTGGTCGACCTGGCCCTTCGCGCTGGCGCCCCCGACAACGTCACGGTCGTCATCGCCGACATCGTCAGCCCGGCGACCAGCCCGGCGACCCAGCCGATCGTGGTGGGCGCCGTCGCCGAACGCCGCGCCGGAGCGACCCAACCGATCGCGCTCTCCCCTGCCTCCAAGGCCGCTGCCCTGCGCCGGGAAGCCACCGGCGCCGCAGTAGAAGAAGACGATGAGGACGACGGCGAACGGCAGCGACCCTGGTGGCGCTGGATGGTCGTGTTCCTGGTGGTTGCGCTGGCAGCAGCAGGGGCCACGTTCGCCGCCTACGACTGGAGCCAACGACAGCTCTACGTCGGTCCCGCGAACGGCTACGTGGCCCTGTACCGCGGAATACCGCAGGACCTGGGACCGATTCAGTTGCACAGCATCACAAAGATCAGCGCGATACGACTTGACGACCTGCCCTACCTGGAACGTCAACGCGTCGATGCCGCCGTAACCGTCTCGGATGCGGCAGAGGCTGAAGAGCTCCTGGACGGTCTTCGGCAACGGGCAGACGCCTGCCGTCTGCAGCGCAGCCAAGGCATGGCCTGCGGGTCGGGGTCGCTATGA
- a CDS encoding FtsW/RodA/SpoVE family cell cycle protein, with protein sequence MSTVTQFVPRTRRNVELLLVLLACAIVMVAYLAVGLAVNGQVPLDLITQGAWLLGLTVAFHVVLRWRAAYADPLLLPIAALLNGLGLVMIHRLDLAKGTESAMASRQLMWSALGMVVACLVLVLLRDHRQLRRYTYTTMAAGLVFLLLPLVPFLGRSVYGARIWINIGPFSFQPGEIAKILLTIFFAGYLVQTRDALALVGRSVLGFPLPRGRDLGPILIAWIASLLVLVLERDLGSSLLFFGLFVAMLYVATERISWIAIGMLLFGGGAYLAYLLFDHVQQRVMFWLNPWSETALAQSDQLVRGLMGMGAGGILGTGLGSGHPYLTYFAESDFIIPSFAEELGLAGLFAILLLYALLVERGLRTALGTRDGFGKLLATGLSFSIALQVFVVVGGVTRVIPLTGLTTPFLSQGGSSLLANWTIVAILLRISDHARRPMPAPVKVTMPDSAPTPTTPRPAVKP encoded by the coding sequence ATGAGCACCGTCACCCAATTCGTGCCCAGAACCCGACGTAACGTCGAGCTGCTCCTGGTGCTGCTCGCCTGCGCGATCGTCATGGTGGCCTACCTCGCGGTGGGCCTGGCCGTGAACGGGCAGGTCCCCCTCGACCTCATCACCCAGGGCGCCTGGCTCCTGGGGCTCACGGTGGCTTTCCACGTGGTCCTGCGCTGGCGCGCTGCCTACGCCGACCCGCTGCTGCTGCCGATCGCTGCCTTACTCAACGGCCTGGGACTGGTGATGATTCACCGTCTCGACCTGGCCAAGGGCACCGAAAGCGCGATGGCCTCCCGACAACTCATGTGGAGCGCGCTCGGGATGGTCGTGGCCTGTCTGGTGCTGGTGCTGCTGCGCGATCACCGACAACTGCGCCGCTACACCTACACCACGATGGCGGCCGGTCTGGTCTTCCTGCTGCTGCCGCTGGTGCCCTTCCTGGGGCGTTCGGTCTACGGCGCACGCATCTGGATCAACATCGGCCCGTTCTCCTTCCAACCCGGTGAGATCGCCAAGATCCTGCTGACGATCTTCTTCGCCGGATACCTCGTGCAGACCCGGGACGCGTTGGCTTTGGTGGGTCGCTCCGTGCTCGGGTTCCCGCTGCCGCGCGGGCGCGACCTGGGCCCGATCCTCATCGCCTGGATCGCCAGCCTGCTGGTGTTGGTCCTGGAACGCGACCTGGGCTCCTCACTGCTGTTCTTCGGCCTGTTCGTCGCGATGCTCTATGTGGCCACCGAACGCATCAGTTGGATCGCCATCGGGATGCTGCTCTTCGGCGGCGGGGCCTACCTGGCCTACCTGCTCTTCGATCACGTTCAGCAGCGCGTCATGTTCTGGCTCAACCCCTGGTCTGAGACCGCGCTGGCGCAAAGCGATCAGCTGGTACGGGGGCTGATGGGGATGGGCGCCGGGGGAATCCTGGGCACCGGCCTGGGCTCTGGACACCCCTACCTGACCTATTTCGCCGAGAGCGACTTCATCATCCCCAGCTTCGCCGAAGAACTCGGCCTCGCCGGGCTGTTCGCCATCCTGCTGCTCTACGCCCTGCTGGTGGAGCGGGGGCTGCGCACCGCGCTGGGTACCCGGGACGGCTTCGGCAAGCTGTTGGCAACCGGCCTATCGTTCTCGATCGCTTTGCAGGTCTTCGTCGTCGTCGGTGGCGTCACCCGGGTCATCCCCCTGACCGGGCTCACCACGCCGTTCCTATCCCAGGGCGGCTCCTCACTGCTGGCCAACTGGACCATCGTGGCGATCCTGCTGCGCATCAGTGACCACGCGCGGCGACCGATGCCGGCTCCGGTGAAAGTGACGATGCCCGATTCAGCCCCGACCCCCACGACCCCCCGGCCGGCGGTGAAGCCATGA
- a CDS encoding anthranilate synthase component II gives MSRILVVDNYDSFVFTIVGYLRQLGAQCDVVRNDVVDLAALADYDGVLVSPGPGTPYEAGASMQVIEACAADARPMLGVCLGHQALGAVFGAHVGRAEQLLHGKTSAVEHDGTGVLAGLPSPFTATRYHSLVVELAQLPPQLLANAWTGDVIMGIRHAELPLHGVQFHPESVLTQGGHQLLAQWLHLCGDDQAVAAAQGLAPLVRAER, from the coding sequence GTGAGTCGGATCCTCGTCGTCGACAACTACGACAGTTTCGTGTTCACCATCGTGGGTTACCTGCGCCAGCTCGGCGCGCAGTGTGACGTGGTCCGAAATGACGTCGTGGATCTCGCGGCGTTGGCTGACTACGACGGTGTGCTGGTCTCTCCGGGGCCGGGGACCCCGTACGAGGCCGGTGCCTCGATGCAGGTCATCGAGGCGTGCGCCGCCGACGCCCGTCCGATGCTCGGGGTCTGCCTGGGTCATCAGGCGTTGGGCGCTGTTTTCGGGGCTCACGTCGGGCGCGCCGAGCAGCTGCTGCACGGTAAGACTTCTGCGGTGGAGCACGACGGCACCGGCGTGCTGGCCGGGCTGCCCTCTCCTTTCACCGCGACGCGCTACCACTCCCTGGTGGTCGAGCTGGCCCAGCTGCCCCCGCAGCTGCTGGCCAACGCCTGGACCGGCGACGTCATCATGGGTATTCGGCACGCGGAGCTGCCGCTGCACGGGGTGCAGTTCCACCCTGAGAGTGTCCTGACCCAGGGCGGGCACCAGTTGCTGGCGCAGTGGCTGCACTTGTGCGGCGACGACCAAGCGGTAGCCGCCGCCCAGGGTTTGGCACCCCTGGTTCGCGCCGAGCGCTGA
- a CDS encoding peptidoglycan D,D-transpeptidase FtsI family protein, protein MNNPIRRLALVMACMFASLLIASTWIQFFQAGELRDKPGNRRTLLATYSRERGSILVDGEAIARSEKVDDEFQYQRSYPGGPAYGHITGYYSFLYGSGGGLENSADELLTGDAPRLFFRRLGDLITARDPSGVNLELTIDPRAQKAAERGLGNQRGAVVALDPRSGAILAMVSHPEYDPNRLSGHDADEVTKAWNQLNKASGKPMINRAIGGDLYPPGSVFKVITAAAALSSGEYTEQSSLPGPAKLRLPQTNVDLPNAGGGSCNGGQTDLGLALERSCNTAFGWLGMQLGADAMREQARKFGFGQQLNMPMPVTPSSVPEQINEPQEALTAIGQYDVRVTPMQVAMVAAAVGNEGKLMKPYLIRQTRGADLDVLDQTRPEQLGRAVDKGTAATLTHMMERVVESGTGTRAQIDGVRVAGKSGTAEHGEGRNPHAWFMAFAPAQNPTIAVAVVVEDGGNAGSEAAGGRVSAPIARDVMKAVIAP, encoded by the coding sequence ATGAACAACCCCATCCGCCGGTTGGCGCTCGTCATGGCCTGCATGTTCGCCTCGTTACTCATCGCCTCCACCTGGATCCAGTTCTTCCAGGCCGGCGAACTGCGCGACAAGCCCGGAAACCGCCGCACCCTGCTGGCGACCTACAGCCGCGAGCGCGGATCGATCCTCGTCGACGGCGAAGCGATCGCCCGCTCGGAGAAGGTCGACGACGAATTTCAATACCAGCGCTCCTACCCCGGCGGTCCGGCCTACGGTCACATCACCGGCTACTACTCGTTCCTGTACGGCTCCGGCGGCGGTCTGGAGAACTCAGCCGACGAGCTGCTCACCGGGGACGCGCCGCGGCTGTTCTTCCGGCGGTTGGGGGACCTCATCACCGCTCGCGACCCCAGTGGGGTCAACCTCGAACTGACCATCGACCCGCGCGCGCAGAAAGCCGCCGAGCGGGGGCTGGGCAACCAGCGCGGCGCCGTCGTGGCGTTGGATCCCCGGTCTGGGGCGATCCTGGCCATGGTCAGCCATCCCGAATACGACCCCAACCGGTTGTCCGGCCATGACGCTGATGAAGTCACCAAGGCCTGGAACCAGCTCAACAAGGCCAGCGGCAAGCCGATGATCAACCGCGCCATCGGTGGGGATCTCTACCCGCCGGGTTCGGTGTTCAAGGTCATCACGGCGGCTGCAGCACTCTCCAGCGGTGAATACACCGAGCAGAGTTCATTGCCGGGCCCAGCCAAGCTGCGGCTGCCGCAGACCAATGTCGACCTGCCCAACGCTGGCGGCGGCTCCTGCAACGGCGGTCAGACCGACCTCGGGTTGGCCCTGGAACGCTCCTGCAACACCGCGTTCGGCTGGTTGGGCATGCAGTTGGGTGCCGACGCGATGCGCGAGCAGGCACGCAAGTTCGGTTTCGGGCAGCAGCTCAACATGCCGATGCCGGTGACACCCAGTTCGGTCCCCGAGCAGATCAACGAGCCGCAGGAGGCCCTGACCGCGATCGGTCAGTACGACGTGCGGGTCACTCCGATGCAGGTCGCGATGGTCGCAGCGGCCGTCGGCAACGAAGGCAAGCTCATGAAGCCCTACCTCATCCGGCAAACCCGAGGCGCTGATCTTGACGTTCTGGATCAAACTCGCCCTGAACAACTCGGCCGCGCGGTCGACAAGGGAACTGCAGCGACGTTGACCCACATGATGGAGCGGGTCGTGGAGTCAGGAACCGGCACCCGCGCCCAGATCGATGGGGTGCGCGTCGCCGGTAAATCGGGGACCGCCGAGCATGGGGAGGGCCGTAATCCGCACGCCTGGTTCATGGCCTTCGCGCCCGCGCAGAACCCAACCATCGCCGTGGCCGTTGTCGTAGAAGACGGCGGTAATGCCGGAAGTGAAGCGGCCGGGGGACGGGTTTCCGCCCCGATCGCACGTGACGTGATGAAAGCAGTGATCGCCCCATGA